A single Syngnathoides biaculeatus isolate LvHL_M chromosome 18, ASM1980259v1, whole genome shotgun sequence DNA region contains:
- the mrpl22 gene encoding 39S ribosomal protein L22, mitochondrial produces MAATMTGCGVSSIRCIFGLVYQRLATVGVRAQQLSCLHTSATLQTKNWERKNKIVYPPQLPGEPRRPAEIHHARRQIKYSKDKMWYLAKMIRGMSIDEAVAQLEFNDKKGAKIMREVLLEAQEMAVKNHNVEYKSNLHVAESHTGKGMYLKRIRYHGRGMFGIMDKVYCHYFVKLVEGPPPTTEKKTSLDQANEYVQLLKRRTIIHSL; encoded by the exons ATGGCCGCAACCATGACAGGATGcg GGGTATCGTCGATAAGGTGTATATTTGGACTTGTTTATCAGAG GTTGGCGACAGTAGGTGTTCGAGCTCAGCAGCTGTCCTGCCTCCACACCAGCGCTACACTACAAACAAAGAACTGGGAGAGGAAGAACAAGATTGTTTATCCGCCTCAGCTGCCCGGCGAGCCTCGCAGACCGGCC GAGATTCATCATGCGAGGAGACAGATCAAGTACAGTAAAGACAAGATGTGGTACCTGGCTAAAATG ATCCGAGGAATGAGCATCGACGAAGCCGTGGCGCAGTTGGAGTTCAATGACAAAAAAGGCGCCAAGATCATGAGAGAA GTACTCCTGGAAGCACAGGAGATGGCGGTGAAGAATCACAACGTGGAATACAAGTCCAACCTGCATGTCG CCGAGTCTCACACGGGCAAAGGCATGTACTTGAAGCGCATCCGCTACCACGGCAGAGGCATGTTCGGCATCATGGACAAAGTCTACTGCCACTACTTCGTCAAGCTGGTGGAGGGCCCGCCGCCCACCACCGAGAAGAAGACCAGCCTGGACCAGGCCAATGAGTACGTGCAGCTTCTCAAGAGGAGGACCATCATACACAGTCTGTAG